CAAGCGGAGCCAGGACGCCGCATACCACGCGGGCGAGGAAGCCGTCACGAACCTCCAGGCCGCGCTCTCCCTCGCCGGCCTGACCCTGCCCTCGCTCTGCAACGACGGACCGGTCGGCTGCCGCGGTCTCGTCCGGCTCGGGGGGTGCAGCACGGACGTGGCGAACCGACTCGCCGAGGTCATCGCCGCGGGGGCCCACGCCCTGCAAGGCGAGCACCTGTGAACTGAGCTCCGCAGCCGGGCGCATTAGGCCGAACTGATGATGTTGGCCGCGCGGATGTCGCGCGTGTCGGGCGGCCTATGCACAATGCGTTTGCCGATGTAGGCCGTGGGGTGAGGTGACCTCTGCGTGATGTCTTGAGCTGGAGGTACACCGCCCATGTCGGGCAACGGCAATCCCACCGTCAGAAGGCGCCGCCTGGGCGCGGAACTCCGGCAGCTCCGCAAGGCCACGGGCATGACGTCCTCGCAGGTGGCGCAACGCCTGATGGTGTCCCAGCCCAAGATCAGTCTCATCGAGACCGGGCGGCGCCCCATCAACCCGCGCGACGGCCGCGACCTGTGCCGGATCTACGGGATCACCGACCAGGCCGTCGTCGACTCGTTGATGCGGATGGCGAAGGAATCGGGCCGCCAAGGCTGGTGGGTGTCCTGCGGCGACGTCCCCTACGGCGTCTACATCGGGCTGGAGACGGCGGCGGCCTCGATCCACTCCTACGACGCACTGCTGGTGCCCGGGCTGCTGCAGACTCCCCCTTACGCGGCGGCGGTCATCGCCGCGTCCTTCCCGTACCCCACGGAGGAACAGGCCGCCGTCAGCCTGGACGTGCGCCTGCGGCGCCAACACCGCGCGCACCATCCCGCCCGCCCGTTGCGCTTATGGACCATCCTGGACGAATCAGCACTGCACCGGACGGTGGGCGACCGCGAGGTCATGCGGGAGCAGCTGGAGCACCTGAACTCCCTTGGCGCCCAGCCGCACATCACCGTGCAGGTCCTGCCCCACAGCTCAGGGGCCCACCCCGGGGTCTTGGGGCAGTTCTCCCTCCTCACTTATCCGGAGTCCGAGTCGGGGGTCGTCTACCTGGAACGCTTCACCAGCGACCTGTACTTGGAGAAGCACGCCGACCGGTACCCGTACCAGATCATGTTCGACCACCTGCAGGCCCAGGCCCTGGGCGCCGACGACTCCCGGCATCTGATCAACGACGTGATCAAGACGTACGGCGGGGCCCGCTGACGGTGTCAACGGGCCCCGCCGGGCCACCTACCAGCGGCCTCCGTCGTCATGGCCGTAGCCCGACGAGTTGTCCCAACCACCGCCGTTCCAGTTGCCGTTGTCGTCGTTCCAGTTCCCGTGGTCGTCGTTCCAGTAGCCGTTGTCGTGGTCGTGGTTCCAGCCGGCGTTGCGCCAGTTGCCGCTGTCGTCGTCGTTCCAGCGGGAGGAGTTGCCGCAGTCGCGCGAGTCGTGGCCGCGCGAGTAGTTGGAGTGCTGCTGGCTGTGTTGCGGAAGGCTCGTGTGGGTGGCGGCGAACGCGCCGCTCACCGGCATGAGGCCGAGCGTCACCCCGGCGGCCCCCGCCACGACAGCTGCGATGATCCCACGGCGCATAACGATGCACCTCCGAGAATTTGGGGATGTTCCTTACGAAGAGGACATTTCCACCCTCTCTCTTCCCCCACCCGCTGTCAAAGGCACCCGCACCGCACCGTCAGTCCAGGACGGCGATGCCGTCGAGTTCGACGAGCGCCTGCTCGTCCCACAGCCTGACGGCCCCCACCACCGCCATCGCCGGATAGTCCCGGCCCGCCAGGGCCCGCCAGATACGGCCGAGTTCCGGAGCGTGACACCGGTACGACTCCACGTCCACCGGATACACCGTCACCCTGGCCAGCTGCGCCGGGGTCCCACCGGCCGCGGCGAGCGCCGTCAGCAGGTTGGACAGGGCGCGCTCGAACTGCTGCGGCAAGGTCTCCCCCACCACCTTGCCGGAGCCGTCCAGCGCGGTCTGGCCGGCCAGGAACACCAGGCGGGAGCCGGTCGCCGCGACGGCGTGCGAGAAGCCCGCGGGCGGGGCGAGTTCCGCCGGATTGATGCGTTCCACGCTCATCGCGCGGCCACCTCCCGGTAGAGCTCCTTCGCGATGATCGTGCGCTGGACCTCGCTGGCCCCCTCATAGATGCGCGGCGCACGCACCTCCCTGTACAGGTGTTCCAGCAGGTGGCCCCGTTGGAGGGCGACCGCGCCGTGCAGTTGCACCGCGTGGTCCACGACGTACTGGGCCGTCTCCGTCGCCAGGAGCTTCGCCATGGCCGCCCGCCTCGGCACCTCCGGGGAGCCGCTGTCATAGGCGCCTGCGGCCGCGTAGACCAGCAGCCGGGCGGCCTCGGTCCGCGTCGCCATCTCCGCCACCCGGTGCGCCACCGCCTGGAGGTCCGCCAGGACCCCGCCGAAGGCACCGCGGCCCGCGGTGTGCGCGAGCGTCGCGTCCAGTGCCGCCCGGGCCATGCCCACGGCGAAGGCGCCGACGCTGGGCCGGAACAGGTTCAGGGTGTCCATCGCGACGCGGAACCCGCGCCCCGGCTCGCCCAGTACGTCCTCGGGGCCGACCGGGACCCCGTCGAAGGAGAGCGAGCCGATGGGGTGGGGGGACAGCATGTCCAGCGCCTCGCCCGTCAGGCCCGGCCGGTCCGCCGGGACGAGGAAGGCGGTGATGCCCCTCGCCCCGGGACCCTCACCCGTACGGGCGAACACGGTGTAGAAATCCGCCTCCGGGGCGTTGGAGATCCACCGCTTCTCCCCGGTGA
This Streptomyces sp. NBC_00539 DNA region includes the following protein-coding sequences:
- a CDS encoding helix-turn-helix domain-containing protein — protein: MSGNGNPTVRRRRLGAELRQLRKATGMTSSQVAQRLMVSQPKISLIETGRRPINPRDGRDLCRIYGITDQAVVDSLMRMAKESGRQGWWVSCGDVPYGVYIGLETAAASIHSYDALLVPGLLQTPPYAAAVIAASFPYPTEEQAAVSLDVRLRRQHRAHHPARPLRLWTILDESALHRTVGDREVMREQLEHLNSLGAQPHITVQVLPHSSGAHPGVLGQFSLLTYPESESGVVYLERFTSDLYLEKHADRYPYQIMFDHLQAQALGADDSRHLINDVIKTYGGAR
- a CDS encoding RidA family protein: MSVERINPAELAPPAGFSHAVAATGSRLVFLAGQTALDGSGKVVGETLPQQFERALSNLLTALAAAGGTPAQLARVTVYPVDVESYRCHAPELGRIWRALAGRDYPAMAVVGAVRLWDEQALVELDGIAVLD
- a CDS encoding acyl-CoA dehydrogenase family protein, with translation MTGFALGVDEEEWCGRLRALAAQRLRPLAEKGEPGRVNRPLLAALGEEGLLERVFVSGALELCLLRESLAYGCTEAETALALQGLGAYPVLRAGSPTQRERWLPGVRAGRLVAAFALSEPGAGSDAAALALSAERDGGGPGAAVGSGADGGGWRLTGEKRWISNAPEADFYTVFARTGEGPGARGITAFLVPADRPGLTGEALDMLSPHPIGSLSFDGVPVGPEDVLGEPGRGFRVAMDTLNLFRPSVGAFAVGMARAALDATLAHTAGRGAFGGVLADLQAVAHRVAEMATRTEAARLLVYAAAGAYDSGSPEVPRRAAMAKLLATETAQYVVDHAVQLHGAVALQRGHLLEHLYREVRAPRIYEGASEVQRTIIAKELYREVAAR